The following are from one region of the Phalacrocorax carbo unplaced genomic scaffold, bPhaCar2.1 SCAFFOLD_32, whole genome shotgun sequence genome:
- the LOC104044724 gene encoding putative ubiquitin carboxyl-terminal hydrolase 17-like protein 23 isoform X2: MATTGNDSSVSEGAAPPQRILFPPEKIRMAWQQQQRVGAGLDNLGNTCFLNSVLQCLTYTPPLANYLLSREHSQSCRQQGFCMMCTMEEHVNIVLRSSDSAIQPTAVVSVLTRCGVSGMFGPWRIHV; this comes from the exons ATGGCCAcaacggggaacgactcct CCGTTTCCGAGGGAGCGGCTCCTCCACAAAGGATCCTGTTTCCCCCAGAGAAGATTCGCATGGCCTGGCAGCAACAACAGAGAGTTGGAGCGGGGCTCGACAACCTGGGCAACacgtgcttcctcaactccgtcctgcagtgcctgacgtacacaccccctctggccaactacctgctctctcgggagcacagccagtcgt gtcgtcagcaaggcTTCTGCATGATGTGCACAATGGAAGAGCACGTTAACATCGTCCTGCGTTCCTCAGACAGCGCCATCCAGCCTACGGCTGTCGTCAGTGTTCTCACAC GATGTGGAGTATCCGGAATGTTTGGACCTTGGCGCATACACGTCTGA
- the LOC104044724 gene encoding ubiquitin carboxyl-terminal hydrolase 42-like isoform X1, protein MATTGNDSSVSEGAAPPQRILFPPEKIRMAWQQQQRVGAGLDNLGNTCFLNSVLQCLTYTPPLANYLLSREHSQSCRQQGFCMMCTMEEHVNIVLRSSDSAIQPTAVVSVLTRIGEHFQLGVQEDAHEFLRYTVDAMQRACLSGSSE, encoded by the exons ATGGCCAcaacggggaacgactcct CCGTTTCCGAGGGAGCGGCTCCTCCACAAAGGATCCTGTTTCCCCCAGAGAAGATTCGCATGGCCTGGCAGCAACAACAGAGAGTTGGAGCGGGGCTCGACAACCTGGGCAACacgtgcttcctcaactccgtcctgcagtgcctgacgtacacaccccctctggccaactacctgctctctcgggagcacagccagtcgt gtcgtcagcaaggcTTCTGCATGATGTGCACAATGGAAGAGCACGTTAACATCGTCCTGCGTTCCTCAGACAGCGCCATCCAGCCTACGGCTGTCGTCAGTGTTCTCACAC gcataggagaacatttccagcttgGCGTGCAGGAGGACGCCCACGAGTTCTTACGCTACACggtcgatgccatgcagaggGCTTGTCTGAGTGGCAGCAGCGAGTAA